A single genomic interval of Musa acuminata AAA Group cultivar baxijiao chromosome BXJ3-4, Cavendish_Baxijiao_AAA, whole genome shotgun sequence harbors:
- the LOC135634646 gene encoding protein transport protein Sec61 subunit gamma-like has product MDALDSVVDPLREFAKDSLRLVKRCHKPDRKEFTKVAVRTAIGFVVMGFVGFFVKLIFIPINNIIVGSG; this is encoded by the exons ATGGACGCTTTGGACTCCGTGGTCGATCCCCTGCGGGAGTTCGCCAAGGACAGCCTTCGCCTCGTCAAACGGTGCCACAAGCCCGACCGCAAGG AGTTCACGAAGGTGGCGGTACGCACGGCGATCGGGTTCGTGGTGATGGGATTCGTTGGGTTCTTCGTCAAGCTGATCTTTATCCCGATCAACAACATTATCGTCGGTTCCGGTTAG